Proteins found in one Pseudomonas mosselii genomic segment:
- the ftsH gene encoding ATP-dependent zinc metalloprotease FtsH yields MAKNLILWLIIAAVLVTVMNNFSSPNEPQTLNYSDFIQQVKDGKVERVTVDGYIITGKRTDGDNFKTVRPAITDNGLIGDLVDNHVTVEGKQPEQQSIWTQLLVASFPILVIIAVFMFFMRQMQGGAGGKGGPMSFGKSKARLLSEDQVKTTLADVAGCDEAKEEVGELVEFLRDPGKFQRLGGRIPRGVLMVGPPGTGKTLLAKAIAGEAKVPFFTISGSDFVEMFVGVGASRVRDMFEQAKKHAPCIIFIDEIDAVGRHRGAGMGGGHDEREQTLNQLLVEMDGFEMNDGIIVIAATNRPDVLDPALLRPGRFDRQVVVGLPDIRGREQILKVHMRKVPVGENVNAAVIARGTPGFSGADLANLVNEASLFAARASKRLVEMKEFELAKDKIMMGAERKTMVMSEKEKQNTAYHEAGHAIVGRVVPEHDPVYKVSIIPRGRALGVTMFLPEEDRYSLSKRALISQICSLYGGRIAEEMTLGFDGVTTGASNDIMRASQIARNMVTKWGLSEKLGPLMYAEEEGEVFLGRSAASQHASVSGETAKMIDSEVRSIIDQCYATAKQILTDNRDKLDAMAEALMKYETIDADQIDDIMAGRTPREPRDWDNDSGTSGNQASQDDRPESPIGGPAAQH; encoded by the coding sequence CCTAACGAGCCGCAGACCCTCAACTATTCCGACTTCATCCAGCAGGTCAAGGATGGCAAGGTTGAGCGGGTGACCGTCGACGGCTATATCATTACCGGCAAGCGCACTGACGGCGACAACTTCAAGACCGTACGCCCGGCGATTACCGACAACGGCTTGATCGGAGACCTGGTCGACAACCACGTCACCGTCGAGGGCAAGCAACCTGAACAACAGAGCATCTGGACCCAGTTGCTGGTTGCGAGCTTCCCGATCCTGGTGATCATCGCCGTGTTCATGTTCTTCATGCGCCAGATGCAGGGCGGTGCCGGTGGCAAGGGCGGGCCAATGAGCTTCGGCAAGAGCAAGGCGCGCCTGCTGTCCGAAGACCAGGTGAAAACCACTCTGGCTGACGTCGCCGGCTGCGACGAGGCCAAGGAAGAGGTTGGCGAACTGGTCGAATTCCTGCGCGATCCGGGCAAGTTCCAGCGCCTGGGTGGTCGTATCCCTCGCGGCGTGCTGATGGTCGGCCCGCCGGGTACCGGTAAAACCCTGCTGGCCAAGGCCATTGCCGGTGAAGCCAAGGTGCCGTTCTTCACCATTTCCGGTTCCGACTTCGTCGAGATGTTCGTCGGCGTGGGCGCCAGTCGTGTTCGCGATATGTTCGAACAGGCCAAGAAGCACGCGCCGTGCATCATCTTCATCGACGAGATCGACGCTGTCGGTCGTCATCGTGGCGCCGGCATGGGTGGCGGTCACGATGAGCGCGAGCAGACCCTGAACCAGTTGCTGGTCGAGATGGACGGCTTCGAGATGAACGATGGCATCATCGTCATTGCAGCCACCAACCGTCCTGACGTGCTCGACCCGGCGCTGCTGCGTCCCGGTCGCTTCGACCGCCAGGTGGTGGTTGGCCTGCCGGACATTCGCGGTCGTGAGCAGATCCTCAAGGTGCATATGCGCAAGGTCCCGGTTGGCGAGAACGTCAATGCGGCGGTCATTGCCCGTGGTACCCCGGGCTTCTCCGGTGCCGACCTGGCCAACCTGGTCAACGAGGCGTCGCTGTTCGCCGCCCGTGCCAGCAAGCGCCTGGTCGAGATGAAGGAGTTCGAACTGGCCAAAGACAAGATCATGATGGGCGCCGAGCGCAAGACCATGGTCATGTCCGAGAAAGAGAAGCAGAACACCGCGTATCACGAGGCGGGCCACGCCATCGTCGGTCGCGTCGTTCCCGAGCACGACCCGGTCTACAAGGTCTCGATCATTCCCCGTGGCCGCGCCCTGGGCGTGACCATGTTCCTGCCGGAAGAAGACCGCTACAGCCTGTCCAAACGTGCGCTGATCAGCCAGATCTGCTCGCTGTACGGTGGCCGTATCGCCGAAGAGATGACCCTGGGCTTCGACGGTGTTACCACCGGGGCCTCCAACGACATCATGCGCGCCAGCCAGATCGCCCGGAACATGGTCACCAAGTGGGGCCTGTCCGAGAAACTCGGCCCGCTGATGTACGCCGAAGAGGAGGGCGAGGTATTCCTCGGTCGCAGCGCGGCGAGCCAGCATGCCAGCGTCTCGGGCGAAACCGCCAAGATGATCGACTCCGAAGTGCGCAGCATCATCGATCAGTGCTACGCCACGGCCAAGCAGATCCTTACCGACAACCGCGACAAGCTCGACGCCATGGCCGAGGCCTTGATGAAGTACGAAACCATCGATGCCGACCAAATCGACGACATCATGGCTGGCCGTACCCCGCGCGAGCCACGTGACTGGGATAATGATTCCGGTACCTCCGGCAACCAGGCTTCCCAGGATGATCGTCCGGAGTCGCCGATCGGCGGTCCAGCGGCTCAACACTAA
- the folP gene encoding dihydropteroate synthase: MSLTQYPTRLPCGNRVLDLSRTHVMGILNVTPDSFSDGGRFSQRDAALRHAEEMVAAGATLIDVGGESTRPGARAVSPIEELERVAPIVEAISSRLDVIISVDTSTPSVMRETARLGAGLINDVRALERDGALDAAADSGLPVCLMHMRGEPGNMQDNPQYEDVTADVTRYLEQRMAACAAAGIGAERIILDPGFGFAKTLEHNLSLFKHMEALYRLGRPLLVGVSRKSMIGLALGRPVGERLYGSLALAALAMTKGASILRVHDVAETVDVVRMIAAVQSAE, encoded by the coding sequence ATGAGCTTGACGCAGTACCCGACCCGGTTGCCTTGCGGCAACCGGGTTCTTGATTTGTCCCGTACCCATGTCATGGGTATCCTCAATGTCACCCCAGACTCGTTCTCCGATGGTGGGCGCTTCAGCCAGCGCGATGCGGCCTTGCGCCATGCCGAAGAGATGGTTGCGGCCGGTGCGACCCTGATCGACGTGGGCGGGGAGTCTACCCGTCCTGGGGCTCGCGCCGTCTCGCCTATCGAGGAACTGGAGCGCGTGGCGCCAATTGTCGAGGCGATCAGCAGTCGGCTCGACGTGATCATCTCGGTCGATACCTCGACGCCCTCGGTCATGCGCGAGACGGCCCGCCTTGGTGCAGGGCTGATCAACGATGTGCGCGCCCTGGAGCGTGACGGCGCGCTCGATGCGGCGGCCGATTCCGGCCTGCCGGTGTGCTTGATGCACATGCGTGGCGAGCCGGGCAACATGCAGGACAATCCGCAGTACGAGGATGTGACAGCCGATGTAACGCGCTATCTTGAGCAGCGTATGGCCGCCTGCGCGGCGGCCGGCATCGGGGCTGAGCGCATCATCCTCGATCCAGGGTTCGGCTTTGCCAAGACCCTTGAGCACAACCTGAGCCTTTTCAAACACATGGAAGCGCTCTATCGCCTGGGGCGCCCGCTGCTGGTGGGCGTTTCGCGCAAGAGCATGATCGGTCTCGCGCTGGGCCGTCCGGTCGGTGAGCGGCTCTATGGCAGTCTGGCCCTGGCCGCCCTGGCCATGACCAAGGGCGCGAGCATCCTGCGGGTACATGACGTCGCCGAAACCGTCGATGTCGTGCGCATGATCGCCGCGGTCCAGAGCGCCGAATAA